From a region of the Sporichthyaceae bacterium genome:
- a CDS encoding ribonuclease J gives TRLGAHVVHKSNAMVHVSGHASAGELVYCYNLVKPRHVMPVHGEPRHLRANAELAMLTGVPAARIVMAEDGVVVDLVDGVAGVVGSVPCGYVYVDGLSVGDVTEASLKDRRILGEEGFVSVFVVVDANTGKITGGPEVSARGSGIDDAALQAVLPRVVEALQNAAVEGVADEYTLQQIVRRVVGKWVNETYRRRPMIVPVVVAV, from the coding sequence GACCCGGCTCGGTGCCCACGTGGTGCACAAGTCCAACGCAATGGTGCACGTGTCCGGGCACGCCTCGGCGGGCGAGCTCGTCTACTGCTACAACCTGGTCAAGCCGCGGCACGTGATGCCCGTGCACGGCGAGCCCCGGCACCTGCGGGCCAACGCCGAATTGGCCATGCTCACCGGAGTGCCCGCCGCGCGCATCGTGATGGCCGAGGACGGGGTGGTTGTCGACCTCGTCGACGGCGTGGCCGGGGTGGTCGGTTCCGTGCCGTGCGGCTACGTGTACGTGGACGGCCTGTCCGTCGGGGACGTCACCGAGGCCTCGCTGAAGGACCGTCGGATCCTTGGCGAGGAGGGCTTCGTCTCGGTGTTCGTGGTGGTCGACGCCAATACCGGAAAGATCACCGGCGGGCCCGAGGTGTCCGCGCGTGGCTCCGGCATCGACGACGCGGCGCTGCAGGCCGTGCTGCCCCGGGTGGTGGAGGCGCTGCAGAACGCGGCGGTCGAGGGTGTGGCCGACGAGTACACGCTGCAGCAGATCGTGCGCCGAGTGGTCGGCAAGTGGGTCAACGAGACCTACCGGCGGCGCCCGATGATCGTGCCGGTGGTCGTCGCGGTCTGA
- a CDS encoding type II toxin-antitoxin system VapB family antitoxin: MRTTIALDDDLLAEAERLSGITERTALVREALRALIGRESARRLAALGGSDPDATSGPRRRSA; encoded by the coding sequence ATGCGGACGACCATTGCATTGGACGACGACCTGCTGGCCGAGGCCGAGCGACTGAGCGGGATCACCGAGCGCACCGCGTTGGTCCGGGAGGCGTTGCGTGCGCTGATCGGACGCGAGAGCGCGCGCCGGTTGGCCGCCCTGGGCGGTTCTGATCCCGACGCGACCTCCGGTCCGCGGCGTCGCTCGGCGTGA
- a CDS encoding SHOCT domain-containing protein has translation MGGTSTMAQPIRTFFSVVDGEQAEVYVHADRLEWEQRIVRASRPGLRAEASWLMAHPPHAEVITQRVPIAAVSSVTVWAACSTFTAISVNAVPAPVEFRVSHADAAAVADLLTGLVLGAAPANVTSIAALPSQVRGANVADQIRTLGALYAAGILSAEEFFTEREALLTAV, from the coding sequence ATGGGGGGCACGAGCACGATGGCACAGCCGATCCGGACCTTTTTCAGCGTTGTCGACGGCGAGCAGGCCGAGGTGTACGTGCACGCCGACCGGTTGGAATGGGAGCAGCGGATTGTCCGAGCGTCCCGGCCGGGTCTGCGTGCCGAGGCCTCCTGGCTGATGGCCCACCCGCCGCACGCCGAGGTGATCACCCAACGGGTGCCGATCGCCGCTGTGAGCAGTGTGACCGTGTGGGCTGCCTGCTCGACGTTCACGGCGATCAGCGTGAACGCCGTTCCGGCGCCGGTTGAGTTCCGCGTCTCGCATGCCGATGCCGCCGCCGTCGCCGACCTGCTCACCGGCCTGGTGCTCGGTGCCGCGCCCGCCAACGTGACCTCCATCGCCGCGCTGCCCTCCCAGGTCCGCGGCGCGAACGTGGCCGATCAGATCCGGACGCTGGGCGCCCTCTACGCGGCAGGCATCCTCTCTGCCGAGGAGTTCTTCACCGAGCGCGAGGCGCTGCTCACGGCGGTGTGA
- a CDS encoding DNA translocase FtsK → MASRASRGGTATKSKKRPDKAHGRLGSVLNPPGNQKTYARRLAVSTLKVNPISGLILGVWVAIEGVYLALAFAVGKLVRSIGRTARELDAEHRRDGLGLSLLGLAVVIAAGEWWGLHGPVGQGVRAVVAGSFGAPGLVMPIALVVLGVHVLRNVGDGSEGGRLTVGISSLTVGLCGMVQVWHGVPSPDTGATRMRHAGGMVGYLAAHPLATVTANAVAFVLLGLLATFGLLVTTATPVRSIPQRLRTLATPLIGPPGEHPAQTEEAVEESPRRRRRKDVAAASDGQIPFDTPMVPAPRSRRSPRPSKDDVDVPDFLRPEKQALLPEQPGPATAADEFEVPAPTAKDVPAPRLEPIALDNDVEYTLPTPAVLSAGSPHKTRSAANDQVVAALSNVLEQFELDATVTGFTRGPTVTRYEVEVGPGVKVEKVTNLSKNIAYAVASADVRILSPIPGKSAIGVEIPNADREMVTLGDVLRSEAALRDQHPMVVALGKDVEGGMVCANLAKMPHILVAGATGAGKSSCINSLIVSILMRSTPEEVRMILIDPKRVELTGYEGIPHLITPVITNPKKAADALGWVAREMDLRYDDLEHSGFRHIDDFNAAVREGRLTPPLGSERVYTPYPYLLVIVDELADLMMVAPRDVEGHIQRITQLARAAGIHLVLATQRPSVDVVTGLIKANVPGRLAFATSSATDSRVILDQVGAEKLVGQGDGLFLPMGASKPIRIQGAFVPEKEIAAVVKHCKKQLAATYRDDVTAPVAAAKEIDGDVGDDLDLLCQAAELVITTQFGSTSMLQRKLRVGFAKAGRLMDLMESRGIVGPSEGAKARDVLIPADEVHDVIAGLRGD, encoded by the coding sequence ATGGCATCTCGTGCGTCTCGTGGTGGCACTGCGACCAAGTCCAAGAAGCGCCCGGACAAGGCGCACGGGAGACTCGGCAGCGTCCTGAACCCGCCCGGCAACCAGAAGACGTATGCCCGCCGGCTTGCCGTTTCGACGCTGAAGGTCAACCCGATCTCCGGGCTGATCCTCGGGGTTTGGGTGGCCATCGAGGGCGTGTACTTGGCGCTGGCGTTCGCGGTCGGCAAGTTGGTGCGCAGCATCGGACGCACGGCCCGTGAACTGGACGCGGAACACCGCCGGGACGGCCTGGGGTTGTCCCTGCTCGGCCTTGCGGTGGTCATCGCAGCGGGGGAGTGGTGGGGGCTGCACGGACCGGTAGGCCAAGGCGTCCGGGCGGTGGTGGCGGGCAGCTTCGGCGCGCCCGGCTTGGTGATGCCGATCGCCTTGGTGGTGCTCGGCGTGCACGTGTTGCGCAACGTCGGGGACGGTTCCGAGGGCGGCCGGCTGACCGTCGGCATCAGCAGCCTGACCGTCGGGCTGTGCGGCATGGTGCAGGTTTGGCACGGCGTGCCGTCGCCCGATACCGGAGCCACCCGGATGCGCCACGCCGGCGGCATGGTGGGGTATTTGGCCGCGCACCCATTGGCCACGGTCACCGCGAACGCGGTGGCCTTCGTACTGCTGGGCCTGCTGGCCACCTTCGGTCTGCTGGTCACCACCGCGACCCCGGTGCGCAGCATCCCGCAGCGGCTGCGGACGCTGGCCACCCCGCTGATCGGGCCGCCGGGGGAGCACCCGGCGCAGACCGAGGAGGCCGTCGAGGAGAGCCCGCGCCGGCGCCGTCGCAAGGATGTCGCAGCCGCCAGCGACGGGCAGATCCCGTTCGACACCCCGATGGTCCCGGCGCCGCGATCCCGGCGCTCGCCGCGGCCGTCCAAGGACGACGTGGACGTCCCCGATTTCCTGCGTCCCGAAAAGCAGGCCCTGCTGCCGGAGCAGCCCGGTCCGGCCACCGCCGCCGACGAGTTCGAGGTCCCCGCCCCGACCGCGAAGGACGTGCCCGCGCCGCGGCTGGAGCCCATCGCGTTGGACAACGACGTCGAGTACACGCTGCCCACCCCCGCGGTGCTCTCCGCGGGCTCTCCGCACAAAACCCGAAGCGCGGCCAACGACCAGGTGGTCGCGGCGCTGTCCAACGTGCTCGAACAGTTCGAACTCGACGCCACCGTCACCGGCTTCACCCGCGGCCCAACCGTCACCCGCTACGAGGTCGAGGTCGGCCCCGGGGTGAAGGTGGAGAAGGTCACCAACCTCAGCAAGAACATCGCCTACGCGGTGGCCAGCGCGGACGTGCGCATCCTGTCGCCGATCCCCGGCAAGTCCGCGATCGGCGTGGAGATCCCGAACGCCGACCGGGAGATGGTCACCCTCGGCGACGTGCTGCGCTCCGAGGCCGCCCTGCGCGACCAGCACCCGATGGTGGTTGCGCTGGGCAAGGACGTCGAGGGCGGCATGGTCTGCGCCAACCTGGCGAAGATGCCGCACATCCTGGTGGCCGGGGCCACCGGCGCCGGTAAGTCCAGCTGCATCAACTCGTTGATCGTCTCGATCCTCATGCGGTCCACCCCGGAAGAGGTGCGCATGATCCTGATCGACCCCAAGCGGGTCGAGCTGACCGGCTACGAGGGCATCCCGCACCTGATCACTCCGGTGATCACCAACCCGAAGAAGGCCGCGGACGCGCTGGGCTGGGTGGCCCGGGAGATGGACCTGCGCTACGACGACCTGGAGCACTCGGGCTTTCGGCACATCGACGACTTCAACGCCGCGGTGCGCGAGGGCCGGCTCACCCCGCCGTTGGGCAGCGAGCGGGTCTACACCCCGTATCCCTACCTGCTGGTGATCGTCGATGAGTTGGCGGACCTGATGATGGTGGCCCCGCGCGATGTGGAGGGTCACATTCAGCGCATCACGCAGCTCGCCCGCGCGGCAGGCATCCACTTGGTGCTGGCCACCCAACGGCCCTCGGTGGACGTGGTCACCGGGCTGATCAAGGCCAATGTGCCCGGGCGACTGGCGTTCGCCACGTCCTCCGCCACGGACAGCCGGGTCATCCTTGACCAGGTCGGCGCGGAGAAGCTGGTCGGTCAGGGCGACGGGTTGTTCCTGCCGATGGGCGCTTCCAAGCCGATCCGCATCCAGGGCGCGTTCGTCCCGGAGAAGGAGATCGCCGCGGTCGTCAAGCACTGCAAGAAGCAGTTGGCGGCCACCTATCGCGATGACGTCACCGCGCCGGTCGCGGCGGCCAAGGAGATCGACGGGGACGTCGGCGACGACCTGGACCTGCTCTGCCAGGCCGCTGAGCTGGTCATCACCACCCAGTTCGGGTCCACCTCGATGTTGCAGCGCAAGTTGCGCGTCGGGTTCGCCAAGGCGGGCAGGCTGATGGATCTGATGGAAAGTCGGGGAATCGTCGGTCCCAGCGAGGGCGCCAAGGCCCGCGACGTGCTGATCCCGGCGGATGAGGTGCACGACGTCATCGCGGGGTTGCGCGGTGACTAA
- a CDS encoding helix-turn-helix domain-containing protein, whose product MTKRPAPPPTAAVPAQPSLGARLRDARREAGLTQLELAEITRIRVGRLVEFESGDFSGVVDASVLAHGRLGAIARAVGVDAAPLVAAYDARPDAAPTVPPPITWRGPGRLRPGVNWTRVLLGLLGVAAIYPVALLLALVLG is encoded by the coding sequence GTGACTAAACGGCCCGCCCCGCCGCCGACCGCGGCAGTCCCGGCCCAACCGAGCCTGGGCGCCCGGCTGCGCGACGCCCGGCGGGAAGCCGGGTTGACCCAGCTCGAGCTCGCCGAGATCACCCGGATCCGGGTTGGCCGGCTGGTTGAGTTCGAATCCGGCGACTTCTCCGGCGTGGTGGACGCCAGCGTGCTGGCGCACGGACGGCTGGGTGCCATCGCCCGTGCGGTCGGGGTGGACGCGGCGCCCTTGGTCGCGGCCTACGACGCCCGGCCGGACGCTGCGCCCACCGTCCCGCCGCCGATCACCTGGCGCGGACCGGGCCGGCTGCGCCCCGGCGTCAACTGGACGAGGGTCCTGCTCGGCCTGCTCGGGGTGGCGGCGATCTACCCGGTCGCGCTGTTGCTGGCGCTCGTCCTGGGCTGA
- a CDS encoding radical SAM protein: MTPRTRRPRPADTASRRRATKHVRIAAPEAPVPTVALVTMGCARNEVDSEELAGRLSASGWSLAAETDDADVIVVNTCGFVEAAKKDSIDALLAAADLTDGAAGRAVVAVGCLAERYGAELAEALPEARVLGFDDYGDISARLHDALAGTPHVPHTPRDRRTLLPLTPVERPAAAAAISTPGHHTATPLASEEVGAPGHCSSDARGMLAAWTGPGSGPRPLRRRLESGPVAPLKLASGCDRRCSFCAIPSFRGAFLSRPPAELLEEAAWLAADGVRELVLVSENSTSYGKDLGELRLLELLLPRLAGIDGIERVRVNYLQPAEMRPSLVEVLTGTDRVVPYFDLSFQHSAPEVLRRMRRFGDTDRFLGLIEQIRSRAPLAGIRTNVIVGFPGETGSDLQELERFLTAARLDTVGVFGYSDEDGTEAVGFDGKLDPEEIRDRVARITDLVEELTEARAADRVGDVVEVLVEAVDPGEYPGAELFGPACAEGRAAHQAPEVDGGVVLIGPEPTLGQIVPAKVVGNCGVDLIAVLG; encoded by the coding sequence GTGACCCCCCGCACACGTCGGCCGCGTCCGGCCGACACCGCGTCACGCCGTCGCGCCACCAAGCACGTTCGGATCGCGGCGCCGGAGGCCCCGGTGCCCACCGTGGCCCTGGTCACCATGGGCTGCGCCCGCAACGAGGTCGACTCGGAGGAACTGGCCGGTCGGCTGTCCGCGTCCGGCTGGTCGCTGGCCGCCGAAACGGACGACGCCGACGTGATCGTGGTGAACACCTGCGGGTTCGTGGAGGCGGCCAAGAAGGACAGCATCGACGCGCTGCTGGCCGCCGCGGACCTCACCGACGGTGCCGCCGGGCGGGCGGTGGTCGCGGTGGGCTGTCTGGCCGAGCGCTACGGGGCCGAGCTCGCCGAGGCGCTGCCGGAGGCCCGGGTGCTCGGCTTCGACGACTACGGCGACATCTCCGCCCGGCTGCACGACGCGTTGGCCGGCACCCCGCACGTCCCGCACACCCCGCGCGACCGCCGCACCCTGCTGCCGCTGACCCCCGTCGAACGCCCCGCCGCGGCGGCCGCCATCTCCACCCCCGGCCATCACACCGCCACCCCGCTTGCGTCCGAAGAAGTGGGGGCTCCCGGACACTGTTCTTCGGACGCAAGGGGCATGTTGGCGGCATGGACGGGGCCGGGGAGTGGGCCGCGGCCGTTGCGGCGGCGGCTGGAGTCCGGGCCGGTGGCGCCGCTGAAGCTGGCGTCCGGGTGTGACCGGCGGTGCAGCTTCTGCGCGATCCCGTCGTTCCGTGGCGCGTTCCTGTCCCGGCCCCCGGCCGAGCTGCTGGAGGAGGCCGCGTGGTTGGCCGCCGACGGGGTGCGCGAGCTGGTGTTGGTCTCGGAGAACTCCACCTCCTACGGCAAGGACCTCGGCGAGCTGCGGTTGCTGGAGCTGTTGCTGCCCCGGCTGGCCGGCATCGACGGCATCGAGCGGGTGCGGGTGAACTACTTGCAGCCGGCCGAGATGCGCCCGTCGCTGGTCGAGGTGCTCACCGGCACCGACCGGGTGGTGCCGTACTTCGACCTGTCCTTCCAGCATTCCGCCCCCGAAGTGCTGCGCCGCATGCGCCGGTTCGGGGACACCGACCGATTCCTGGGGTTGATCGAGCAGATCCGCTCCCGCGCGCCGCTGGCCGGCATCCGCACCAACGTGATCGTCGGGTTCCCCGGTGAGACCGGGTCCGACCTCCAGGAGTTGGAGCGTTTCCTGACCGCCGCGCGGTTGGACACCGTCGGGGTGTTCGGCTACTCCGACGAGGACGGCACCGAGGCGGTCGGCTTCGACGGCAAGCTTGACCCCGAGGAGATCAGGGACCGAGTGGCCCGGATTACCGATCTGGTCGAGGAGCTCACCGAGGCCCGGGCCGCGGACCGGGTGGGCGACGTGGTCGAGGTGCTGGTGGAGGCCGTCGACCCCGGCGAATATCCCGGCGCCGAGCTGTTCGGTCCGGCCTGCGCGGAGGGCCGCGCGGCGCACCAGGCCCCCGAGGTGGACGGTGGCGTGGTGCTGATCGGACCGGAACCGACGCTGGGTCAGATCGTCCCGGCCAAGGTCGTCGGCAACTGCGGTG